The following is a genomic window from Capnocytophaga stomatis.
GCCATCAACAAAATAGATAAAAATATTCTTTTCATAACATAAAATTTTTCCTACAAATGTAACATTTTTTTCATATATTCGTCTTTTGTATGAAGAAAATTATGATTTTTGTATGACACACAAAACTTTTTTAGAGCATATTCGTCCGTTTCAAGATAAAATTTATCGTTTTGCCAAGCGATTACTTATCTCAAAAGATGAAGCCGAAGATGCCTCGCAGGAAATTTTACTGAAATTGTGGCAGCAAAACCAAAAAATTAAAGACATACAAAATTTGGAAGCCTACACAATGACCTTAACTAAAAACTTATGTTATGATAAGTTGAAGGCAAAAAGTTCTGAAAATGTGTCGCTTACAAATGTGAGATTTGAAACTGAAACTCATATTTCGCTACAAAAACAAGTAGAAACGAACGATATGTTGGAAAAAGTAAAAAATATAATCAATAACCTGACCGACCAACAACGTATGGTTATGCAACTGCGTGATATAGAGCAATATGAGTTTGACGAAATTGAAAAAATAACCGGAATAAAAGAGGCTACTATCAGAGTAATTTTATCAAGAGCCAGAAAAACAGTACGTGAAAAATTATTAACATTTGAATATTAAAAATAAAAATATGACAAAGAAAATTCAATTATTATTAGAAAAATATTTTGAAGGAGAAACTTCTCTGCAGGAAGAAAAAGAGCTGCAAGAATATTTCAATTCCGAGCAAGTAGATGCTTCCCTTGAAAAATACAAACCAATGTTCAGATACTTTCAAAAATCTGGTTTAGAGGAATTTCCAAAAAAAGAATTACCTCTAAACAAACCGAAAAAAAGAAGTTTATTCTGGAAAATTGGAATTGCGGCAACATTTTTGAGTGTTTTTTTCGGGGTTAGTTACCATCTCAAACAGCAAAAACAGCAACAAGAAGCCGAAATTGCTTTTGAACAAGTGAAAGAAGCTCTACAACTGATTTCCGTTAATTATAATAAAGGGACAACAAAAATAAAATATTTAAAAGAATTCGATGCAACAACGAATAAAATAATAAATTTAAACGAATTTTAGTAACAAATAAATAAAATATAAAAACATAATCATATGAAAACAAAATTAATTCTTTTAGTAAATATCTTTTTGGTATCAATGGGTGTAATGGGGCAATCTGCTTTTGATAAATTTGAAGAAAACGACAAAGTTACAACTGTGGTAGTTTCTCAAAAAATGTTTCAAATGCTTTCCAAAATCGACAGTAAAGATGCTGAAGCAAAGGAATTTATGGATATTGCCAATAAATTAACAGGTTTGAAAATCTTCACAACAGAAGACAAAGCTGTAGCACAAAATATGAAAAAAGAAGTTCAAAATTATTTAAGCAAAACCACATTAACCGAGTTGATGCGAGTAAAAGACAAAGCTACAAACGTGAAATTTTACGTAAAACAAGGAAAAAATGCCGACCACGTTTCTGAATTATTGATGTTTGTTGAAGATGGAGGTAATTCAAATAAAGCGGTGATTTTGAGCCTCACAGGAGATATTGACCTTAACAAAATAGGCGTTCTGACAAAAAATATGAACCTGCCGGAAGAAGTAAAAGAAGTGAAAACAAAATAATGTTTATTAAAAATGCGTATTTTAATTCTATTCGGATTTCTGTTTGCATTCACGGCTTGCCAACAGAAAAGCATACAGCAATACATTGTTAAAAACTCGGAAAGTCCGAACTTTATTTCAATGAATATTTCTCCAA
Proteins encoded in this region:
- a CDS encoding DUF4252 domain-containing protein; translated protein: MKTKLILLVNIFLVSMGVMGQSAFDKFEENDKVTTVVVSQKMFQMLSKIDSKDAEAKEFMDIANKLTGLKIFTTEDKAVAQNMKKEVQNYLSKTTLTELMRVKDKATNVKFYVKQGKNADHVSELLMFVEDGGNSNKAVILSLTGDIDLNKIGVLTKNMNLPEEVKEVKTK
- a CDS encoding RNA polymerase sigma factor, which translates into the protein MTHKTFLEHIRPFQDKIYRFAKRLLISKDEAEDASQEILLKLWQQNQKIKDIQNLEAYTMTLTKNLCYDKLKAKSSENVSLTNVRFETETHISLQKQVETNDMLEKVKNIINNLTDQQRMVMQLRDIEQYEFDEIEKITGIKEATIRVILSRARKTVREKLLTFEY